A part of Rattus rattus isolate New Zealand chromosome 4, Rrattus_CSIRO_v1, whole genome shotgun sequence genomic DNA contains:
- the Ndufb3 gene encoding NADH dehydrogenase [ubiquinone] 1 beta subcomplex subunit 3, whose product MAAGHGHEHGHGHGKMELPDYRQWKIEGTPLEAMQKKLAARGLRDPWARNEAWRYMGGFADNITFTSVMLKGFKWGFAAFVVALGAEYFLTSHEDKKRH is encoded by the exons ATGGCTGCTGGACATGGTCACGAACACGGACATGGTCATGGTAAAATGGAACTTCCAGATTACAGACAGTGGAAAATTGAAGGGACGCCATTAGAAGCAATGCAGAAGAAGCTTGCCGCACGAGGGCTGAGGGATCCATGGGCTCG caaTGAGGCTTGGAGATACATGGGCGGCTTTGCAGACAATATCACCTTCACGAGCGTAATGTTAAAAGGATTCAAATGGGGGTTTGCTGCCTTTGTGGTAGCTTTAGGGGCCGAATATTTCCTGACTTCCCATGAGGATAAGAAGCGTCACTGA